A region from the Alkalibacter saccharofermentans DSM 14828 genome encodes:
- the hisS gene encoding histidine--tRNA ligase has translation MAKSSNPVRGTRDILPKEMDLRDEIEAKILNTYRFHGFERIETPAIESLDLLLDSEGGENLKMLFTVLKRGEKLNLKEDAAIGEICDIGLRYDLTLPLSRFYSNNKQELSTPFKSIQIGNVYRAERPQKGRFRSFKQCDIDIIGDESWCAEVELIDTTAKALKAIGFDNFTVRINDRRILSEMIISSGYDTKQVDQVSIILDKKDKIGREGVIGELETLSEGRESAFKLVDLTESLNVNSLAESGLAAEAVEGLLKTMEAVEELSEGAFKIEFDPTLVRGMGYYTGMIFEVAYGPYGFSVAGGGRYDGLIGKFSKESVPAVGFSIGFERIVSIMLEENKGVNGESKRLALLFDDENEISKVIKQAGVLRKKGYLVSVAKTKKKLGKQIGQLEAAGYGYLWVFGRDVEERKLGND, from the coding sequence TGGATTTAAGAGACGAAATTGAAGCAAAAATTCTAAATACCTACAGATTTCACGGGTTCGAAAGGATAGAGACACCGGCGATAGAATCTTTAGATCTTCTGTTGGACAGCGAGGGTGGTGAAAATCTCAAGATGCTTTTCACCGTGCTAAAAAGAGGAGAGAAACTCAATTTGAAAGAGGACGCGGCTATCGGCGAGATATGCGATATCGGGCTAAGGTACGACTTGACGCTTCCGCTGAGCAGGTTTTACTCCAACAACAAACAGGAACTGTCTACCCCTTTTAAAAGCATACAGATAGGAAACGTCTATAGAGCAGAAAGACCTCAAAAGGGAAGATTCAGATCTTTTAAGCAATGCGACATAGATATAATAGGGGATGAATCCTGGTGCGCGGAAGTGGAGCTTATCGACACTACTGCAAAAGCTCTAAAGGCTATCGGATTTGACAATTTTACAGTGAGGATAAACGATAGAAGAATTCTTTCTGAAATGATAATTTCAAGCGGTTATGACACTAAGCAAGTTGACCAGGTGAGCATAATACTTGATAAAAAGGACAAGATAGGAAGAGAAGGCGTGATAGGAGAGCTAGAAACATTGAGCGAAGGTAGAGAGTCAGCTTTTAAGCTTGTTGATCTGACTGAATCTCTAAATGTCAATAGCTTGGCTGAATCTGGGCTCGCAGCTGAAGCCGTGGAAGGACTCTTAAAGACCATGGAAGCTGTAGAAGAGCTTTCGGAAGGAGCTTTTAAAATCGAGTTCGATCCAACCCTGGTAAGGGGAATGGGATATTACACTGGGATGATTTTTGAAGTTGCATACGGGCCTTATGGATTTTCAGTTGCTGGAGGAGGAAGATACGACGGGCTCATAGGCAAGTTCAGCAAGGAATCCGTTCCGGCTGTTGGGTTTTCAATTGGATTTGAACGAATTGTTTCCATCATGCTGGAAGAAAACAAGGGGGTCAATGGGGAAAGCAAGCGTCTTGCTCTTTTGTTCGACGATGAAAATGAGATATCAAAGGTAATAAAGCAGGCAGGAGTTTTAAGAAAAAAAGGCTACTTGGTTTCGGTAGCTAAGACCAAAAAAAAGCTTGGAAAACAGATAGGACAGCTTGAAGCAGCAGGCTACGGATATCTCTGGGTGTTTGGCAGAGACGTGGAAGAAAGAAAACTGGGTAATGATTGA